In Paenibacillus sp. FSL R7-0345, a single window of DNA contains:
- a CDS encoding RNA polymerase sigma factor, whose translation MIKQILQGDHAKFRCLIDSYGRHIYQVTYSVLHQAQDAEDAAQEAFVQIYRSLPQYRSEGFKTWITRIALHKAIDIKRKLERRKAEANNSGDIILQIADHQSDIVRQLLKKEEKELLRQNILSLPRQHRDIIVDFYLKEENYEQIALKSQISVRTVESRLYRARQWIRTHWKESPQDE comes from the coding sequence TTGATCAAACAGATTTTACAGGGCGACCATGCCAAGTTCCGCTGTCTTATCGACAGTTACGGGCGGCACATCTACCAGGTAACCTATTCTGTGCTTCATCAGGCCCAGGATGCCGAGGATGCTGCCCAGGAGGCTTTTGTCCAAATTTACAGATCTCTCCCCCAGTACCGTTCAGAAGGCTTCAAGACATGGATCACCCGCATCGCCCTGCATAAAGCAATCGATATCAAACGCAAGCTGGAGCGCCGGAAGGCAGAGGCTAATAACAGCGGGGATATCATCCTGCAGATCGCTGACCATCAGTCAGACATTGTCCGCCAGCTGCTGAAGAAGGAGGAGAAGGAGCTTTTGCGGCAAAATATATTGTCCCTCCCCCGCCAGCACCGCGATATTATTGTTGATTTCTATTTAAAAGAAGAAAATTATGAGCAGATTGCCCTGAAGTCGCAGATTTCGGTAAGGACGGTGGAGTCAAGGCTGTACAGGGCCCGGCAATGGATCAGAACACACTGGAAGGAGAGCCCGCAGGATGAATAA
- a CDS encoding carbohydrate-binding domain-containing protein, producing the protein MGSKAGLVLLLAAVMSACGTTNNAATSSSAATAAVTTAAATSGTAANVQLASVKAADLVSFDEEDITTAWSADTATTIAFSGTTAAVTGSGATASGSTVTITAGGTYVLSGTLNDGQIIIDVQDDSSVHLVLNGATLTNSSSAPVYIKEAGKVIMTLEDGTVNTVTDAAKYVYPDAATDEPGAAIFSKADLTINGTGMLKVTGNYNDGITSKDDLKIVSGTIEVQAADDGLVGKDLVAVQDGSITIKAEGDGIKSTNDEDTEKGFIAIAGGTFDITAANDGIQGETALVIDGGTYNLVTGGGSANAEVKTGDQGGFGGGGFGKGGMGGGMRGQAPSADGTQAAPPDMPAGDAGAGQGTPPEMPSGDAANGTAAAPAADSSTTASAATATTTETETASMKGLKAGGDLTVNGGSFTIDSADDAVHSNSNVSITDGEFEITAGDDGIHADGLTAISGGTVNINKSYEGIEGGNITISGGDIDVVASDDGVNVAGGNDTNAGQTAGGQDQFASSGSNMLTITGGTLNVNASGDGLDSNGSITMSGGTVTVYGPTDDGNGALDYDGSFEITGGYLIAAGSAGMLQAPGDTSSQYSIAMTFTDSQEAGQLVNLKDKDGNTVATFAPAKSYRSVVISSPDLKEGGSYTLSTGGSSTGTAVDGVYTGGTYSGGTDVVSFDLSSSVTWLNESGVTEATQGMGGMGGGTRPDRGSAGSTAPADAGTTAPADAGTTAPAGTDSATQM; encoded by the coding sequence ATGGGAAGTAAAGCGGGGCTGGTCCTGTTATTGGCAGCCGTCATGTCAGCCTGCGGTACAACTAACAACGCAGCTACATCATCATCGGCTGCTACGGCAGCAGTAACTACAGCAGCCGCTACAAGCGGAACTGCCGCAAATGTCCAGCTGGCAAGCGTGAAAGCAGCGGACCTCGTAAGCTTTGATGAAGAAGATATCACTACAGCCTGGAGCGCTGACACTGCCACAACAATCGCGTTTAGCGGCACCACTGCTGCGGTAACCGGTTCGGGAGCAACAGCTTCCGGCAGCACCGTAACGATCACGGCCGGAGGAACCTATGTGCTGAGCGGAACACTGAATGACGGACAGATTATCATCGATGTTCAGGATGACAGCAGCGTGCATCTCGTGCTGAACGGGGCTACGCTCACGAACAGCAGCAGCGCACCGGTCTACATTAAGGAAGCCGGCAAGGTAATCATGACGCTGGAAGACGGTACGGTGAACACGGTAACAGATGCGGCTAAATATGTGTACCCGGATGCCGCTACGGATGAGCCGGGTGCAGCGATTTTCAGCAAGGCCGATCTGACCATTAACGGTACAGGCATGCTGAAGGTTACCGGTAACTACAACGACGGGATTACAAGTAAAGATGATCTGAAAATCGTCTCCGGCACCATTGAAGTACAGGCTGCGGATGACGGCCTGGTCGGTAAAGACCTGGTAGCTGTGCAGGACGGCAGCATTACCATTAAGGCAGAGGGCGACGGCATCAAGTCGACCAATGATGAAGATACCGAGAAGGGCTTCATCGCCATTGCCGGAGGTACCTTTGACATCACAGCTGCCAACGACGGCATTCAGGGTGAAACTGCCCTTGTCATCGACGGCGGTACGTATAACCTGGTTACCGGCGGCGGCAGTGCCAACGCGGAAGTGAAGACAGGCGATCAGGGAGGCTTTGGCGGCGGCGGATTCGGCAAAGGCGGAATGGGCGGCGGAATGCGCGGCCAGGCTCCGTCAGCGGACGGAACACAGGCAGCACCGCCGGACATGCCGGCAGGTGATGCAGGAGCCGGTCAGGGGACGCCGCCGGAAATGCCATCAGGCGATGCAGCAAATGGAACAGCGGCAGCTCCTGCAGCAGACAGCAGCACTACAGCATCTGCCGCCACCGCAACCACTACTGAGACAGAAACAGCCAGCATGAAGGGCTTGAAAGCCGGCGGCGATCTGACCGTTAACGGCGGCAGCTTCACCATCGACTCCGCAGATGATGCCGTTCACAGCAACAGCAACGTATCGATCACGGATGGCGAATTCGAGATTACAGCAGGCGATGACGGTATTCACGCTGACGGCCTGACCGCAATCTCCGGCGGAACCGTGAATATCAACAAGAGCTATGAAGGAATTGAAGGCGGCAATATCACCATCTCCGGCGGTGACATTGATGTGGTGGCTTCTGATGACGGTGTCAACGTAGCGGGCGGCAATGACACTAATGCCGGACAAACTGCAGGCGGCCAGGATCAGTTCGCAAGCTCTGGCAGTAATATGCTGACGATTACCGGCGGCACATTGAACGTAAATGCTTCTGGTGACGGCCTTGATTCCAACGGGTCAATCACAATGAGCGGCGGTACTGTTACCGTCTACGGCCCGACCGATGACGGCAACGGCGCACTGGATTATGACGGTTCCTTTGAAATTACCGGCGGATATCTGATCGCGGCAGGAAGTGCAGGTATGCTTCAGGCACCTGGTGACACCTCCAGCCAGTACTCCATCGCCATGACCTTCACCGATTCTCAGGAAGCCGGACAGCTGGTGAACCTGAAGGATAAAGACGGCAACACTGTTGCAACCTTTGCACCAGCAAAGAGCTACCGCTCGGTTGTCATCAGCTCGCCTGACCTGAAAGAAGGCGGCTCGTACACCCTCTCCACCGGCGGCAGCTCTACAGGCACCGCAGTTGACGGAGTGTATACCGGCGGTACTTACAGCGGCGGCACAGACGTTGTAAGCTTCGACCTCTCCAGCAGTGTGACCTGGCTGAATGAGTCCGGTGTCACCGAAGCCACCCAGGGCATGGGCGGAATGGGCGGCGGCACAAGACCTGACCGCGGAAGCGCAGGCAGCACTGCTCCTGCTGATGCCGGCACGACTGCACCAGCGGACGCTGGCACTACCGCACCAGCCGGAACGGACAGCGCAACTCAGATGTAA
- a CDS encoding DUF4956 domain-containing protein encodes MLDSIFTAVSDSTALTFGNAVLTILISLALGALISFTYMKTSPAGYSQSFTLTMVLLPVIVAIIILLIGSNVARAFSLAGAFSIIRFRSAPGDPKDITFVLFTMASGLACGVGAYGYAVLFTVILCIIMVVLNRTGFGVRKSVQKTLKVTIPENLGYEEAFAEVFNKFNVAYELKKIRTTELGSLYELVYSVTLNEQTSQKEFLDAIRTRNGNLDLSLTMSPTTTEY; translated from the coding sequence ATGCTTGATTCCATCTTCACCGCCGTCTCTGACAGTACGGCTTTAACCTTTGGCAACGCGGTCTTGACGATTCTGATTTCCCTGGCGCTGGGTGCGCTGATCAGCTTCACTTATATGAAAACAAGCCCGGCCGGCTATTCGCAAAGCTTCACGCTCACCATGGTGCTGCTGCCGGTCATTGTAGCCATCATCATTCTCTTGATCGGCAGCAACGTTGCCAGAGCCTTCAGCCTGGCCGGAGCATTCTCGATTATCCGCTTCAGAAGTGCCCCCGGCGATCCTAAAGATATCACCTTTGTCCTGTTCACTATGGCATCCGGTCTGGCCTGCGGCGTCGGCGCTTACGGCTACGCGGTCCTGTTCACCGTCATTCTCTGCATTATCATGGTTGTGCTGAACCGTACCGGCTTTGGCGTAAGAAAATCAGTACAGAAGACGCTTAAAGTTACTATTCCCGAAAACCTGGGCTACGAAGAAGCCTTTGCTGAAGTATTCAATAAGTTCAATGTCGCTTATGAGCTAAAAAAAATCAGAACCACCGAGCTCGGCAGCCTGTACGAGCTGGTATACAGCGTTACCCTGAATGAGCAGACCAGCCAGAAGGAATTCCTTGACGCCATCCGCACCCGGAACGGCAATCTGGATCTGTCGCTGACCATGAGTCCTACTACCACGGAATACTAA
- a CDS encoding polyphosphate polymerase domain-containing protein, whose translation MAIEVFNRYENKYLFDHAAYLKLYNELLEYMEPDDYNKQHEFYSITNLYYDTPSNTLIRNSLSKPKYKEKLRLRAYGVPNGDSKVYLEIKKKVFGLVNKRRTSLKLHEAYDFVRTGIAPEYKDYMNKQVVEEIKYFLSCYDLKPMVYLSYDRKALFCKNNRDLRITFDTNIRSRRCDLKMEHGTYGEQLMEPGQWLMEVKAEKTIPVWLSKMLSEHQMYRTSFSKYGNEYKKMLRNSKVESESVLYA comes from the coding sequence ATGGCTATCGAGGTTTTTAACCGCTACGAAAACAAATACCTGTTCGATCATGCAGCCTATCTGAAGCTCTATAACGAACTGCTCGAATATATGGAACCGGATGATTACAACAAACAGCACGAGTTTTATTCCATTACTAATCTGTACTACGACACACCGAGCAATACGCTGATCCGCAACAGCCTGTCCAAGCCGAAATACAAAGAGAAGCTCCGCCTGCGGGCTTACGGTGTTCCGAATGGTGACTCCAAGGTCTATCTGGAGATCAAGAAGAAGGTCTTCGGCCTGGTCAATAAAAGAAGAACCTCGCTCAAGCTGCACGAAGCTTACGATTTTGTCCGCACAGGGATCGCACCTGAATACAAAGACTATATGAACAAGCAGGTGGTCGAGGAAATCAAATACTTCCTGAGCTGCTACGATTTGAAGCCGATGGTGTATCTGTCCTATGACCGCAAAGCGCTGTTCTGCAAAAATAACCGCGATCTGCGCATCACCTTTGATACGAATATCAGAAGCCGGCGCTGTGATCTGAAAATGGAGCATGGCACCTATGGCGAACAGCTGATGGAGCCGGGCCAGTGGCTGATGGAGGTCAAAGCCGAGAAGACCATTCCGGTCTGGCTGTCCAAAATGCTCTCCGAGCACCAGATGTACCGCACCAGCTTCTCCAAATACGGCAACGAATATAAAAAAATGCTGAGAAACAGCAAAGTAGAAAGCGAGAGTGTCCTGTATGCTTGA
- a CDS encoding response regulator transcription factor: MRILIVEDEVHLAEAVTQILKKHNYSADAVHDGRTGLDYALSGIYDLLLLDIMMPEMDGISLLRALRKKSIPTPVIFLTAKGDTTDMVTGLDYGADDYIAKPFSSEELLARIRAVLRRKGEVLPDDALKYGDLELNTTNLKLMVGGKEMKLNLKESELLELLMVRKQSVTSKEQIIEKLWGFDSEAEHNNVEVYISFLRKKLTFLGASTRISTIRNVGYVLEVNA; this comes from the coding sequence ATGAGAATATTAATTGTGGAGGATGAGGTGCATCTGGCCGAGGCCGTGACCCAAATCCTGAAAAAGCATAACTATTCCGCAGACGCCGTGCATGACGGCAGAACGGGGCTCGATTACGCACTGAGCGGGATTTATGATCTGCTGCTGCTCGATATTATGATGCCGGAAATGGATGGAATCAGCCTGCTGCGGGCCTTGCGCAAAAAAAGCATTCCAACCCCCGTCATCTTCCTGACCGCCAAAGGCGATACAACCGACATGGTGACAGGGCTCGACTACGGGGCTGATGACTATATTGCCAAGCCGTTTTCATCGGAGGAGCTGCTGGCGAGAATCCGGGCGGTGCTGCGCCGCAAAGGCGAGGTGCTGCCGGATGATGCGCTGAAATACGGGGATCTGGAGCTGAATACGACGAACCTGAAGCTGATGGTGGGCGGCAAGGAAATGAAGCTGAATCTGAAGGAAAGCGAGCTGCTGGAGCTGCTGATGGTCCGCAAGCAGTCCGTCACCTCGAAGGAGCAGATTATTGAGAAGCTGTGGGGCTTTGACTCTGAGGCTGAGCATAACAACGTGGAGGTCTATATTTCTTTTCTGCGTAAAAAGCTTACGTTCCTCGGCGCTTCCACACGCATCAGCACAATCCGTAATGTGGGCTATGTATTAGAGGTGAACGCCTGA
- a CDS encoding HAMP domain-containing sensor histidine kinase, protein MFKKLRNRFLIVNLVTISVMMLVAFATIYIINYLNVQNDIRMDLQRITEAFQKPGSGEHRGGMDDGLGEGIGSAPESAIDNGTQRQDIGGGTFGRMGGSPPPERSISFMIQTDNDWKQTGTPVSQLSMDDEFYAQALHEAAGTDKTTGRFELDGSLWAFEVKQTADGHMLVFLDITSQQKILTNLIYIFTVVGIIMLIILFFISRYFANRSIKPVQEAFDKQKQFIADASHELKTPLAIINTNTDVLLSNPEDTILEQSKWLHYIKSETERMAKLTNDLLYLTEMDDSRTGMIHAPFNISEAVENIILTMEAVIFEKNVALEYDIEPNLTVHGNSEQIKQVVMILLDNAVKYTGPKGEVTLSLRKQHNDVLLSVTNTGEGIAAEHLTRIFDRFYRTDTSRARKQGGYGLGLAIAKSIVEQQHKGKLYAKSTVGESTTFYVQLS, encoded by the coding sequence ATGTTCAAAAAGCTCAGAAACCGCTTCCTGATCGTCAACCTGGTGACCATTTCTGTAATGATGCTGGTTGCCTTCGCTACTATATATATTATTAACTACTTGAATGTTCAGAATGATATCCGTATGGATCTGCAGCGGATTACCGAGGCTTTCCAGAAGCCGGGCAGCGGCGAGCACCGCGGCGGGATGGACGACGGACTGGGCGAAGGCATCGGCAGCGCGCCGGAAAGTGCCATAGACAATGGAACACAGCGCCAGGATATTGGCGGCGGCACCTTCGGGCGAATGGGCGGAAGTCCGCCTCCGGAGCGCTCGATCTCTTTCATGATTCAGACGGATAATGACTGGAAGCAGACCGGTACGCCAGTCTCACAGCTCAGCATGGATGATGAATTCTATGCCCAGGCGCTGCATGAAGCCGCCGGTACGGACAAAACGACCGGAAGATTCGAGCTGGACGGCAGCCTCTGGGCTTTTGAAGTCAAGCAGACTGCTGACGGGCATATGCTGGTCTTCCTGGACATTACCTCCCAGCAAAAGATTCTCACAAACCTGATCTATATCTTTACTGTTGTCGGTATCATCATGCTGATCATCCTCTTCTTTATCAGCCGGTATTTTGCAAACCGCTCGATCAAGCCGGTACAGGAAGCCTTCGACAAGCAGAAGCAGTTCATCGCCGATGCCTCGCATGAGCTGAAAACGCCGCTGGCCATCATTAATACGAATACGGATGTGCTGCTCTCTAATCCCGAAGATACTATTCTGGAGCAGTCCAAATGGCTGCACTATATCAAATCGGAGACAGAGCGGATGGCCAAGCTGACGAATGATCTGCTCTACCTGACGGAAATGGATGACTCCCGCACCGGGATGATTCATGCCCCCTTCAACATCAGCGAAGCGGTGGAAAATATCATCCTGACGATGGAAGCCGTCATCTTCGAGAAAAATGTGGCGCTGGAGTATGACATCGAGCCTAATCTGACCGTGCACGGCAACAGCGAGCAGATCAAGCAGGTCGTCATGATTCTGCTGGACAATGCCGTCAAGTACACCGGGCCGAAGGGTGAGGTGACCCTGTCTCTGCGCAAGCAGCATAACGACGTGCTGCTGTCCGTCACCAATACCGGCGAGGGCATCGCCGCCGAGCATCTGACCCGGATCTTCGACCGGTTCTACCGCACCGATACCTCCCGCGCCCGCAAGCAGGGCGGCTACGGCCTTGGACTCGCAATCGCGAAGTCGATCGTCGAGCAGCAGCATAAGGGCAAGCTGTATGCCAAAAGCACGGTCGGGGAATCAACTACGTTTTATGTGCAGCTGTCTTAA
- a CDS encoding sporulation protein, which translates to MSMFKRMLASAGIGAAEVNLMLHQDAVKAGDTLSGIVRIQGGRVDQKVDDVYAFVKTRYVKENDNSKSEAEATIARFLLASGFTVEAEKVYEFPVSFQLPAITPVTMGRTPVWIHTGLDIKEALDPKDEDYLKVLPHPHSAIVLDAAAQLGFRLREVSCEYAPHYGQRNGLPFVQEFEFQPSSQFRGRLDELEIMFYPHEEGVELLLQIDRKARGLSGLLAEALDADEKFVRLRLDRTHLEAGTGHIANQLLNTINKYA; encoded by the coding sequence ATGTCCATGTTCAAAAGAATGCTCGCAAGCGCCGGAATCGGTGCCGCTGAAGTGAACCTCATGCTTCACCAGGATGCAGTAAAAGCCGGTGATACACTCAGCGGGATTGTCCGCATTCAGGGCGGCCGTGTGGATCAGAAGGTTGACGATGTTTATGCCTTCGTCAAGACACGCTACGTGAAGGAAAATGATAATTCCAAGAGCGAAGCAGAGGCGACGATTGCCAGATTCCTGCTGGCTTCCGGGTTCACCGTAGAGGCAGAAAAGGTCTATGAGTTTCCCGTATCCTTTCAGCTTCCCGCAATCACTCCTGTAACGATGGGCAGAACGCCTGTATGGATTCATACCGGACTTGATATCAAAGAAGCACTGGACCCGAAGGACGAGGACTACCTCAAGGTGCTGCCTCATCCGCACTCGGCAATTGTTCTGGATGCCGCGGCCCAGCTCGGCTTCCGGCTCCGCGAGGTCAGCTGTGAATATGCTCCTCATTACGGCCAAAGAAATGGGCTCCCCTTCGTCCAGGAATTTGAATTTCAGCCTTCCAGCCAGTTCCGCGGCCGGCTGGATGAGCTGGAGATTATGTTTTACCCGCATGAGGAGGGCGTTGAGCTGCTGCTGCAGATTGACCGCAAGGCCCGCGGCTTATCCGGGCTGCTGGCCGAAGCGCTTGATGCCGACGAGAAATTTGTCAGGCTGCGCCTGGACCGTACCCACCTGGAAGCAGGCACCGGCCATATTGCCAATCAGCTGCTTAACACGATCAACAAGTACGCGTAA
- a CDS encoding GDSL-type esterase/lipase family protein, translating into MRMNGKLQAAALSEVAHLKVHGRTTGSVAPLTLFWTGSALEFNIRGSELWIEAEADYDTYEPWISIVINGVPVSRQMVTAGRHWICVFRGMNEQAVKNVKIVKELQAMSDDPGCLLQIHAVRCDGEFLPVADKPLKLEFIGDSITSGEGVVGAQAEEDWIPMWFSATGNYTAMTAGALDADYRVISQSGWGVLTSWDNNPGRNIPMYYSQVCGLLGGQRNEALGALEANDFAAWQPDAVVINLGTNDGGAFYSPDWKDPVSGKIYKQRLNEDGSFNECDLEAFEQAAEDFLVKLRHHNPQAHLVWAYGMLGVPMMPAIRRAVDSYVSKSEDKRVSVCELPNMTPESAGARSHPGISAHEQAAGTLSSYLKELLQTRVIN; encoded by the coding sequence ATGAGAATGAACGGGAAGCTGCAGGCCGCAGCGTTGTCTGAGGTTGCACATCTCAAGGTTCATGGCAGAACAACGGGGAGCGTTGCTCCCCTGACGCTGTTCTGGACAGGCAGCGCGCTTGAATTCAATATCAGGGGATCAGAGCTGTGGATCGAGGCAGAAGCTGATTACGACACGTATGAGCCGTGGATCAGCATCGTCATCAACGGTGTTCCTGTCAGCAGACAGATGGTAACCGCAGGCAGACACTGGATCTGCGTCTTCAGAGGCATGAATGAACAGGCAGTGAAGAACGTAAAGATCGTTAAGGAGCTGCAGGCAATGAGCGATGACCCGGGCTGTCTGCTGCAGATCCATGCAGTGAGGTGTGACGGGGAGTTTCTGCCGGTGGCAGATAAACCGCTGAAGCTGGAATTCATCGGGGACAGCATTACTTCGGGTGAAGGCGTCGTCGGCGCCCAGGCCGAAGAAGACTGGATTCCGATGTGGTTCAGCGCAACCGGCAATTATACCGCTATGACGGCCGGGGCGCTGGACGCGGACTACCGGGTCATTTCCCAGAGCGGCTGGGGAGTACTGACCAGCTGGGACAATAATCCCGGACGTAATATCCCTATGTATTACAGCCAGGTGTGCGGCCTGCTTGGCGGTCAGCGCAATGAAGCACTCGGAGCGCTGGAGGCCAATGATTTTGCGGCCTGGCAGCCGGATGCAGTGGTCATTAATCTGGGTACCAACGACGGCGGCGCGTTTTACTCGCCTGACTGGAAGGACCCGGTAAGCGGCAAAATCTATAAACAGCGGCTGAACGAAGACGGCTCCTTTAATGAGTGCGATCTGGAGGCTTTTGAGCAGGCAGCAGAAGATTTTCTGGTGAAGCTCAGACACCACAATCCGCAGGCGCATCTGGTCTGGGCCTATGGAATGCTGGGCGTTCCGATGATGCCGGCGATCCGCCGCGCGGTGGACAGCTATGTAAGCAAGTCGGAAGACAAGAGGGTCTCTGTCTGCGAGCTGCCCAATATGACACCGGAAAGTGCCGGGGCACGAAGCCATCCGGGCATATCAGCCCACGAGCAGGCAGCCGGTACGTTAAGCAGCTATCTGAAGGAACTGCTGCAAACAAGGGTTATAAATTAA
- a CDS encoding anti-sigma factor — translation MTEENTDLCEWAELYALGALQDDEMEQFGVHLQECPECEKLVKEYRQVIELLPLASEPAEPPTGMKKRILSRVLEAEAPAQKVQKPVGEVPAAIPVREEQESEVKAVPVPSKKPVLRYLSAGLAAAVVVLLIYTSQLRQDIDQLQRQAAVSSGPLQELKVEESVVLSPAAVESATKGLATITSDSSGTHLVVQAEGLPELTGTEVYQVWLIKGDTPQNAGTFLSQGGNGALYYTFDPQQYDTVAITLEPDSGGEAPRGQIVLAAPIKQG, via the coding sequence ATGACTGAGGAGAATACAGATTTGTGTGAATGGGCTGAATTATATGCACTTGGTGCACTGCAGGACGATGAAATGGAGCAGTTCGGGGTTCATTTACAGGAATGCCCTGAATGCGAGAAGCTGGTAAAAGAATACCGCCAGGTAATTGAGCTGCTCCCTCTTGCCTCTGAGCCTGCGGAACCGCCGACAGGCATGAAGAAGCGCATTTTATCCCGGGTATTGGAGGCCGAGGCTCCCGCTCAGAAGGTTCAAAAGCCTGTAGGCGAGGTGCCTGCGGCGATTCCGGTCCGGGAGGAGCAGGAAAGTGAAGTGAAGGCTGTACCGGTTCCCTCCAAGAAGCCGGTGCTGCGGTATCTGAGTGCAGGGCTTGCTGCAGCAGTTGTTGTTTTGCTTATCTATACAAGCCAGCTGCGCCAGGATATCGATCAGCTGCAGCGCCAGGCGGCAGTCAGCTCAGGACCGCTGCAGGAACTTAAAGTGGAGGAGTCGGTTGTACTGAGTCCGGCAGCAGTTGAATCTGCAACCAAAGGTTTGGCAACCATCACTTCCGACAGCAGCGGTACGCATCTCGTTGTCCAGGCCGAAGGGCTGCCGGAGCTTACCGGTACTGAGGTCTACCAGGTTTGGCTGATTAAAGGGGATACTCCGCAGAATGCGGGCACCTTCTTATCACAGGGCGGCAACGGGGCGCTGTATTACACCTTTGATCCGCAGCAATATGATACTGTTGCCATTACACTGGAGCCGGACAGCGGCGGAGAAGCACCCAGAGGGCAGATTGTACTGGCGGCACCAATCAAGCAAGGATAG
- a CDS encoding sigma-70 family RNA polymerase sigma factor → MSEAADDVQLMKSIRQKDPDALEILYDRYEQMVYSFAYRIVKDSMAAEEVMQELFMRIWKNAEQYDSTKGKLSTWMFTVTRNIALDQLRKNNTRPPQQSADAEEVQQLRDTGVMTEEMVEMLMAGELVREALLELSRDQQQVVDLIYYQGLTQQEVAYHVAVPLGTVKSRVRLAMKQLQKRLIHWGRRDQAHD, encoded by the coding sequence TTGAGCGAAGCCGCTGACGACGTACAATTAATGAAGAGCATCAGGCAAAAGGACCCGGATGCCCTCGAAATACTCTACGACCGGTATGAGCAGATGGTTTACAGCTTTGCTTACCGGATTGTGAAGGATTCAATGGCGGCAGAGGAAGTGATGCAGGAATTATTTATGCGGATCTGGAAGAACGCGGAGCAGTATGACTCCACTAAGGGCAAGCTGTCTACCTGGATGTTTACGGTTACACGGAACATTGCGCTTGACCAGCTGCGTAAAAATAATACACGGCCGCCGCAGCAATCCGCCGATGCTGAGGAAGTGCAGCAGCTCCGTGATACCGGAGTGATGACGGAGGAAATGGTAGAAATGCTGATGGCAGGGGAGCTGGTCAGAGAAGCCCTGCTTGAACTGAGCAGGGACCAGCAGCAGGTAGTGGATCTGATCTATTATCAGGGCCTTACGCAGCAGGAGGTAGCTTATCACGTGGCTGTTCCGCTGGGTACGGTTAAGAGCAGGGTGAGGCTGGCCATGAAGCAGCTGCAGAAACGGTTAATCCACTGGGGAAGGAGGGATCAGGCTCATGACTGA